In a genomic window of Homo sapiens chromosome 22, GRCh38.p14 Primary Assembly:
- the RIMBP3B gene encoding RIMS-binding protein 3B has translation MAKDSPSPLGASPKKPGCSSPAAAVLENQRRELEKLRAELEAERAGWRAERRRFAARERQLREEAERERRQLADRLRSKWEAQRSRELRQLQEEMQREREAEIRQLLRWKEAEQRQLQQLLHRERDGVVRQARELQRQLAEELVNRGHCSRPGASEVSAAQCRCRLQEVLAQLRWQTDGEQAARIRYLQAALEVERQLFLKYILAHFRGHPALSGSPDPQAVHSLEEPLPQTSSGSCHAPKPACQLGSLDSLSAEVGVRSRSLGLVSSACSSSPDGLLSTHASSLDCFAPACSRSLDSTRSLPKASKSEERPSSPDTSTPGSRRLSPPPSPLPPPPPPSAHRKLSNPRGGEGSESQPCEVLTPSPPGLGHHELIKLNWLLAKALWVLARRCYTLQEENKQLRRAGCPYQADEKVKRLKVKRAELTGLARRLADRARELQETNLRAVSAPIPGESCAGLELCQVFARQRARDLSEQASAPLAKDKQIEELRQECHLLQARVASGPCSDLHTGRGGPCTQWLNVRDLDRLQRESQREVLRLQRQLMLQQGNGGAWPEAGGQSATCEEVRRQMLALERELDQRRRECQELGTQAAPARRRGEEAETQLQAALLKNAWLAEENGRLQAKTDWVRKVEAENSEVRGHLGRACQERDASGLIAEQLLQQAARGQDRQQQLQRDPQKALCDLHPSWKEIQALQCRPGHPPEQPWETSQMPESQVKGSRRPKFHARPEDYAVSQPNRDIQEKREASLEESPVALGESASVPQVSETVPASQPLSKKTSSQSNSSSEGSMWATVPSSPTLDRDTASEVDDLEPDSVSLALEMGGSAAPAAPKLKIFMAQYNYNPFEGPNDHPEGELPLTAGDYIYIFGDMDEDGFYEGELDDGRRGLVPSNFVEQIPDSYIPGCLPAKSPDLGPSQLPAGQDEALEEDSLLSGKAQGMVDRGLCQMVRVGSKTEVATEILDTKTEACQLGLLQSMGKQGLSRPLLGTKGVLRMAPMQLHLQNVTATSANITWVYSSHRHPHVVYLDDREHALTPAGVSCYTFQGLCPGTHYRVRVEVRLPWDLLQVYWGTMSSTVTFDTLLAGPPYPPLEVLVERHASPGVLVVSWLPVTIDSAGSSNGVQVTGYAVYADGLKVCEVADATAGSTVLEFSQLQVPLTWQKVSVRTMSLCGESLDSVPAQIPEDFFMCHRWPETPPFSYTCGDPSTYRVTFPVCPQKLSLAPPSAKASPHNPGSCGEPQAKFLEAFFEEPPRRQSPVSNLGSEGECPSSGAGSQAQELAEAWEGCRKDLLFQKSPQNHRPPSVSDQPGEKENCYQHMGTSKSPAPGFIHLRTECGPRKEPCQEKAALERVLRQKQDAQGFTPPQLGASQQYASDFHNVLKEEQEALCLDLRGTERREERREPEPHSRQGQALGVKRGCQLHEPSSALCPAPSAKVIKMPRGGPQQLGTGANTPARVFVALSDYNPLVMSANLKAAEEELVFQKRQLLRVWGSQDTHDFYLSECNRQVGNIPGRLVAEMEVGTEQTDRRWRSPAQGHLPSVAHLEDFQGLTIPQGSSLVLQGNSKRLPLWTPKIMIAALDYDPGDGQMGGQGKGRLALRAGDVVMVYGPMDDQGFYYGELGGHRGLVPAHLLDHMSLHGH, from the coding sequence ATGGCCAAGGACTCGCCCAGCCCCTTGGGCGCGTCGCCCAAGAAGCCGGGCTGCTCCAGCCCGGCGGCGGCAGTGCTGGAGAACCAGAGGCGGGAGCTGGAGAAGCTACGGGCGGAGCTGGAGGCGGAGCGGGCAGGCTGGCGGGCGGAACGGCGGCGCTTCGCTGCCCGGGAGCGCCAGCTGCGTGAGGAGGCCGAGCGGGAGCGGCGGCAGCTGGCTGACCGTCTGCGCTCCAAGTGGGAGGCACAGCGCAGCCGGGAGTTGCGGCAGCTGCAAGAGGAGATGCAGCGGGAACGCGAGGCCGAGATCCGGCAGCTGCTGCGCTGGAAGGAGGCCGAGCAGCggcagctgcagcagctgctgcaccgGGAGCGCGATGGCGTGGTGCGCCAAGCCCGGGAGCTGCAGCGCCAGCTGGCCGAGGAGCTGGTGAACCGCGGCCACTGTAGCCGCCCGGGGGCGTCCGAGGTTTCCGCGGCGCAGTGCCGCTGTCGCCTGCAGGAAGTGTTGGCGCAGCTTCGCTGGCAGACTGACGGCGAGCAGGCGGCGCGCATCCGCTATCTGCAGGCGGCGCTGGAGGTGGAGCGCCAGCTCTTCCTCAAGTACATCCTGGCGCACTTCCGCGGGCACCCGGCTTTGTCGGGATCACCGGACCCCCAAGCTGTGCATTCCTTGGAAGAACCGCTGCCCCAGACCTCCAGCGGCTCTTGCCACGCCCCCAAACCCGCCTGCCAACTCGGATCTCTAGACAGCCTGAGTGCTGAAGTCGGTGTGCGCTCCCGCTCGCTAGGCCTGGTGTCCTCTGCGTGCTCCAGCTCCCCAGACGGCCTGCTCTCCACGCACGCCAGCTCCCTTGATTGCTTCGCACCTGCGTGTTCCCGCTCGCTTGACAGCACCCGGAGCCTCCCCAAGGCCTCCAAATCCGAGGAGCGGCCCTCCTCACCAGACACCTCCACCCCTGGCTCCCGGAGGCTCTCGCCGCCACCATCGCCACTCCCGCCGCCACCACCACCGTCAGCCCACAGGAAACTCAGCAACCCGCGGGGAGGAGAAGGCTCTGAGAGCCAGCCCTGCGAAGTCCTGACTCCCTCACCCCCGGGCCTGGGCCACCACGAGCTGATAAAGCTGAACTGGCTGCTGGCCAAGGCGTTGTGGGTGCTGGCGCGCCGCTGTTATACCCTGCAAGAGGAGAACAAGCAGCTGCGGCGTGCAGGCTGCCCCTACCAGGCAGACGAGAAGGTGAAGCGGCTCAAGGTAAAGCGCGCGGAGCTGACCGGGCTCGCGCGGCGCCTAGCTGACCGCGCCCGCGAGCTGCAGGAGACCAACCTCCGGGCCGTGAGCGCGCCTATACCCGGCGAGAGTTGCGCCGGCCTGGAGCTGTGCCAAGTCTTTGCCCGCCAGCGCGCTCGGGACCTGTCGGAGCAGGCGAGCGCGCCGCTGGCCAAGGACAAGCAGATCGAAGAGCTGCGGCAGGAGTGCCACCTCCTGCAGGCGCGTGTCGCCTCGGGTCCCTGCAGCGACCTGCATACTGGAAGGGGCGGCCCCTGCACCCAGTGGCTCAACGTCAGAGACTTAGACCGCCTGCAGCGCGAGTCCCAGCGGGAAGTGCTGCGCCTGCAGAGGCAGTTGATGCTTCAGCAGGGCAACGGTGGCGCTTGGCCCGAGGCGGGCGGCCAGAGCGCAACCTGCGAGGAGGTGCGACGGCAGATGCTGGCGCTGGAGCGCGAGCTGGACCAGCGGCGGCGCGAGTGCCAGGAGCTGGGCACGCAGGCGGCCCCGGCGCGGCGACGTGGCGAGGAGGCCGAGACACAGCTGCAGGCGGCGCTGCTCAAAAACGCCTGGCTGGCGGAGGAGAATGGGCGGCTGCAGGCCAAGACCGACTGGGTGCGGAAGGTGGAGGCTGAGAATAGCGAAGTGCGCGGCCACCTGGGCCGCGCGTGTCAAGAGCGCGATGCCTCCGGCTTGATCGCCGAACAGCTGCTGCAGCAGGCGGCGCGCGGGCAGGACAGGCAGCAGCAGCTGCAACGCGACCCGCAGAAGGCCCTGTGTGACCTCCATCCTTCCTGGAAGGAGATACAGGCGCTCCAGTGTCGGCCTGGTCACCCTCCTGAACAGCCCTGGGAGACCAGTCAAATGCCGGAGTCCCAAGTTAAAGGTAGCAGAAGGCCCAAGTTCCACGCACGGCCTGAAGACTACGCAGTGTCACAGCCCAACAGAGACATacaggagaaaagggaagcctCCCTCGAGGAGAGCCCAGTTGCCCTTGGGGAGTCAGCCAGTGTCCCCCAAGTTTCAGAGACAGTCCCTGCCAGCCAACCTCTGTCCAAGAAAACCAGCTCCCAGTCAAACTCCTCCTCTGAGGGGTCGATGTGGGCCACCGTGCCGTCCTCCCCTACTCTGGACAGGGACACAGCCAGTGAGGTGGATGACCTGGAGCCTGACAGCGTGTCCCTGGCCCTGGAAATGGGGGGCTCGGCGGCTCCTGCTGCCCCCAAGCTCAAGATCTTCATGGCTCAGTATAACTACAACCCATTTGAGGGGCCCAATGATCACCCTGAGGGTGAGCTGCCCCTCACAGCTGGGGACTACATATATATCTTCGGGGACATGGATGAGGATGGCTTCTATGAGGGGGAGCTTGACGATGGCCGGCGGGGGCTGGTGCCCTCCAACTTCGTGGAGCAGATTCCGGACAGCTACATCCCAGGCTGCCTGCCTGCCAAATCCCCTGATCTTGGCCCCAGTCAACTCCCAGCGGGGCAGGATGAAGCTCTGGAGGAAGACAGCTTATTATCTGGGAAAGCCCAGGGAATGGTGGACAGAGGGCTGTGCCAGATGGTCAGGGTGGGCTCCAAGACAGAAGTAGCAACAGAGATCCTGGATACCAAGACGGAAGCCTGCCAGCTGGGCTTGCTGCAGAGCATGGGGAAGCAGGGCCTCTCCAGACCCCTTCTGGGGACCAAAGGGGTGCTCCGTATGGCTCCCATGCAGCTACACCTGCAGAATGTCACAGCCACATCAGCCAACATCACCTGGGTCTACAGCAGCCACCGCCACCCCCATGTGGTATATCTTGATGACCGAGAGCATGCCCTGACCCCAGCGGGCGTGAGCTGCTACACCTTCCAGGGCCTGTGCCCCGGCACGCACTACCGGGTGCGGGTGGAGGTGCGGCTGCCATGGGACTTGCTGCAGGTGTATTGGGGAACTATGTCCTCCACCGTCACCTTCGACACACTCTTGGCAGGACCTCCCTACCCACCGCTGGAGGTGCTGGTGGAGCGCCATGCCTCGCCAGGTGTCCTGGTGGTCAGCTGGCTCCCTGTGACCATTGACTCAGCTGGGTCCTCCAATGGAGTCCAGGTCACCGGTTATGCTGTGTATGCAGATGGGCTTAAGGTTTGTGAGGTCGCCGATGCCACTGCTGGGAGCACCGTATTGGAATTCTCCCAGCTACAGGTGCCCCTCACGTGGCAGAAGGTCTCAGTGAGAACCATGTCACTCTGTGGTGAGTCCCTGGATTCAGTGCCTGCTCAGATCCCCGAGGACTTCTTCATGTGTCACCGATGGCCAGAGACTCCACCCTTTAGCTACACTTGTGGCGACCCATCCACCTACAGAGTCACCTTCCCCGTCTGCCCCCAGAAGCTGTCACTGGCTCCTCCGAGTGCCAAGGCCAGCCCCCACAACCCTGGAAGCTGCGGGGAGCCCCAGGCCAAGTTCCTAGAAGCATTCTTTGAAGAACCCCCAAGGAGGCAATCCCCAGTGTCCAACCTGGGCTCAGAAGGAGAATGTCCGAGTTCAGGGGCTGGCAGCCAAGCCCAGGAGCTTGCAGAGGCCTGGGAGGGCTGTAGAAAGGACCTGCTCTTTCAGAAGAGTCCCCAGAACCACAGGCCACCTTCAGTCAGTGACCAGCCTGGGGAGAAGGAAAATTGCTACCAGCACATGGGCACCAGCAAAAGCCCTGCTCCAGGATTCATCCATCTACGCACCGAGTGTGGGCCCAGGAAAGAACCGTGTCAGGAAAAGGCTGCCCTTGAGAGGGTACTTCGGCAAAAGCAAGATGCCCAAGGGTTCACACCTCCCCAGCTGGGCGCCAGCCAACAGTATGCATCTGACTTCCATAACGTTttgaaggaggagcaggaggcaCTGTGCTTGGATCTGCGGGGCACAGAGAGgcgagaggagaggagggagcctGAGCCCCACAGCAGGCAAGGACAAGCTCTGGGGGTGAAGAGAGGGTGCCAGCTCCATGAGCCCAGCTCGGCACTGTGTCCAGCTCCATCCGCCAAAGTCATCAAGATGCCCAGGGGTGGCCCCCAACAGCTGGGGACGGGGGCCAACACTCCAGCCAGGGTCTTTGTGGCCCTCTCTGATTACAACCCCCTGGTGATGTCTGCCAACCTCAAGGCTGCAGAGGAGGAGCTGGTCTTCCAGAAAAGGCAGTTGCTAAGAGTGTGGGGCTCTCAGGACACCCATGATTTCTACCTCAGCGAGTGCAACAGGCAAGTGGGCAATATCCCCGGGCGCCTAGTGGCTGAGATGGAGGTGGGGACAGAGCAGACTGATAGGAGGTGGCGTTCTCCGGCCCAAGGGCACCTGCCTTCTGTGGCCCACCTCGAGGACTTTCAGGGGCTCACCATCCCCCAGGGTTCCTCCCTGGTGCTCCAGGGGAACTCCAAGAGACTCCCACTGTGGACTCCAAAGATCATGATAGCAGCTCTGGACTATGATCCTGGGGATGGGCAAATGGGGGGCCAGGGGAAGGGCAGGCTGGCGCTGAGGGCAGGAGACGTGGTCATGGTTTACGGGCCCATGGATGACCAAGGATTCTATTATGGAGAGTTGGGCGGCCACAGGGGCCTGGTTCCTGCCCACCTGCTGGATCACATGTCCCTCCATGGACACTGA